In Notamacropus eugenii isolate mMacEug1 chromosome 1, mMacEug1.pri_v2, whole genome shotgun sequence, one genomic interval encodes:
- the BORCS7 gene encoding BLOC-1-related complex subunit 7 encodes MAAGAPDPQSRFGQSVKGLLTEKVNACGTDVIALTKQVLKGSRSSELLGQAARNMVLQEDAILHSEDSLRKMAIITTHLQYQQEAIQKNVELSSNLQDQLKHLLK; translated from the exons ATGGCGGCGGGGGCGCCCGATCCCCAGTCGCGATTTGGCCAGTCGGTGAAGGGGTTGCTCACCGAGAAGGTGAACGCCTGCGGCACCGACGTGATCGCCCTCACCAAGCAGGTGCTGAAGGGCTCACGGAGCTCGGAG cTGCTGGGTCAGGCAGCTCGAAACATGGTGTTGCAGGAAGATGCCATCTTGCACTCAGAAGAT AGTTTAAGGAAAATGGCAATCATAACAACTCATCTTCAGTATCA GCAAGAAGCTATTCAGAAGAA TGTTGAGCTGTCTTCCAATCTACAGGACCAGCTGAAGCATTTGCTGAAATGA